The uncultured Desulfatiglans sp. DNA window GGCGACCAATCCTTGACGATCAGGAGGTTTGAAAATGGCCATCAAAGTGACCTGGTACGGACATGCCTGCTTCATGATAGACACCGGCGACGCGAGCCTGCTCATCGATCCTTTCATCACCGGCAACCCGACAGCCCCCGTCACAGCGGACCAGCTGAACCCTGACTTCATCCTGGTCTCGCACGGCCACGGCGACCATGTGGGCGATGCCGTGCCGATCGCGAAACGCACCCATGCCACGACGATCTCCAATTTCGAGATCCAGAACTGGCTCTCTTCCCAGGGCGTCGAAAACACCCACCCGATGCACATCGGCGGAGGGTTCGACTTCCCATGGGGGCGCGTCAAGTTGACGATCGCCCACCACGGCTCCGTTCTGCCGGACGGCACCTACGGCGGCAACCCCTGCGGCTTCCTCCTCACCATCCAGGGCAGGAAGATTTACCATGCCTGCGATACCGGTCTTTTCTACGACATGAAACTGATCGGCGAGGAAGGCATCGATCTGGCCATCCTGCCGATCGGAGACAACTTCACCATGGGGCCCGACGACGCCCTCCGGGCGGTGAAGCTGCTCCAGCCGAAGCGGGTCATCCCCATCCATTTCAACACCTTCGACGTGATCCGCCAGGACCCCCACAAGTGGGCCGAGCGGGTCAAGAGGGAAACGGCCGCCGAAGCGATCGTGCTCGAACCCGGCCAATCCATCGAACTGTAAGCGTTCGAACCGGCCCCGAAAACCGGTTCGGGGCCGTTCCTCGACATCCGGGAACTCCCCGCGAACGGGCGGAAAAGGGGTTCTCATTCACCGAAGAGCGGCAGGAATGCGCCGTACCCTTCCTTTTCGAGATCCTCGACCGGGATGAACCGCAGGGCCGCCGAGTTGAGGCAGTAGCGGAGACCGGTCGGCGGAGGGCCGTCCGGAAACACGTGCCCGAGATGAGAATCCGCCCGGCGGCTGCGCACCTCAGTCCGGACAGTGAACAGCTTCCGGTCTTTCCTTTCCACAATGTTCGCGGGCACCAGGGGCTGCGTGAAACTGGGCCACCCCGTGCCCGAATCGAACTTGTCGCGCGAGCTGAAGAGCGGCTCGCCCGAGACGACATCGACATAGATCCCCTCCCGGTGATTGTCCCAATAGGCGTTGTCGAAGGGGGGTTCTGTCGCCTCCTCCCGGGTGACGGAGTATTGAAGCGGCGTGAGCTTTTTCCGCAGCTCGGCATCGCTCGAGGGCGCGGGGTCCCCGCCCCAGACCTCCTCGAGAAATGCGTCCCTGCCCGATCCCTGGCGGTAGTACCGGTAGTGGACGGGGTTTTTGCGGTGATAGCCCTGGTGGTACTCCTCGGCCGGGTAGAATTTCCCGGCGGGCAGGATCGGCGTCACGACGGGCCTCCGGAAGACCCCGCTGCGCTCCAGTTCGGCCTTGGATGCCTCCGCCGCCCGCTTCTGGTCTTCATCGTGATAGAAGACGGCCGTCGCGTAATGCGGACCGCGATCGACGAACTGGCCCTTCGCGTCGGTGGGGTCCACCTGACGCCAGAAAACATCCAGGAGCGTCTCGTAGGAGACCACCGCCGGATCGTAGAGCACCTCGATCACCTCCAGGTGTCCTCCCTCGGCATAGGTCTCGTAGGTCGGATCCTCCGTGGTGCCGCCGGCGTACCCCGGCATGACGGAGACGACTCCGGGCAGTTCCTCGAAGGGTTTTTCCATACACCAGAAGCATCCGCCCGCGAAGGTCGCCCTCTTCAGGCGCTCCGACACGCCCCCCGCCAGCCCCGGTCCGTTCGCCAGCAACACCATGCAAAGCCCCGCAAACAGGCTCATGATCAGGTACCATTCCATGCCTTTCATACGATCGCCCTCCCGAAATGATGCAGACGCCGCCGGGCGGCGGCGCTCCAGTGGTTTCGAAAATCCATGCCCGTGGTCTTCCGGATGGAGGCTAGTTTCCATCCGGAAATGGTCTTTTTGGCCAATCTCGGCGTCAATCTGCACGTTTGCTTGTACGGCGACCTGCAGGTCGCCTCCGCGCAAACGCTTGATTTCCTTGATATTGGCCAAAAATCCTCATTTCCGGATTGGAAACTTAGTCCTACCGCGAAATCATTTCCGGATGGACACGAGGCTAACCCGCAGCGATCCGGAAACGATCCATCACCATAGGGTTCCCCCGGAAATAAGGACGTTTTTTTCACACGCTTTGCGTGCTCGGCCCCCCGCTTCGCGGAGGGGGCCCGGATTTTTCGATATCAAGGAAATCAAGCGCTGACGTTCAGGCGGCCAACCGGCCGCCCCACAAGTGAACGCGCGGTTGGACGCCGAGATCGGCCAAAAAAACGCTTTCCTGATGGGAGCAAGGTAAGCATGCAGGGCATGGAAGGCAACAGCGGTCGCAGGAGGGCTCTGCAGGTGGGAGCGGCGCCGTCCGCTATTCCAGCAGGCCGCTGGCGTGATTGAAGCGCTTCGAAAAGACGGCGCCCTTGCCGCTGAACATGCCGCACTGCGTGAGGATGTACTCGGATGTTTCAGCCCGTTTGGCATCGTCGAGGCTGTTGAAGGCCAGGATGAAATCCTCCTCGCCCGGTATCTTCGAGAGGGCGGCCCAGATCTTTTCGGGGGGGTCCTGGGGATTCATACCGGCCGCACCGCTCTTGGCCGCGCCGGAGAGAAACCGCGTGCCCTCTTTGAGGAGCCCGTCCAGCGCATCGTGGAGGGCCTCGATCTCTGCGGCGAAAGACCGCTCGTCAAAACAGGTCTCGGTGCAGGGGCAAGGCACGGCCTTCCCGCCCACCGCGATATCGATGTCGATCCGGAGACCGGGTTTCCGTTCCCCGCCCGCCTGATCCATCTTGATCAATTTGAACATGGTTCCTTCCTTCCGTTTTTCGCCGGGGGTTCACCGCCCCAGACATCATGCTCTCCATCCGGGGATGGATGTTTTCTCCATGCCGAAGCCGAACTGGACGTCGGCGCGATGCAAGCCCGCCCGCAAGCGGCAGCCCCCTCACGGGAGGTCGACGGACGCCTGCATTGCAGGCACAACGTCACGGACGGAAGAAACAATTCTTCCGTCCTGCATTCAACGGTCTCCAAGGCCGAAGGGCGGCGGAGCGGCCGCCTTGCCGTCCGCTTTGAGCACCAGCGGCAGCCCGGCCACCGTCAGCACCACCCGGTCGGCCGCGGCGGCGACGCGCTGATTCAACCAGCCCGCCAGGTCCCGGAAAAGACGCCCCAGAGGGTGCGCGGGCACCACGCTCATCCCCACCTCGTTTGCAACGGCCGCAACGAGGCAGGACCGCTCCTCCAGGGCCTGCATCAAACGGGCCTCGTAGGCCGGAACGGCGTCTTCGCCCTTCTTGAGGAGGACGTTGCTGAGCCAGACGGTGAGGCAGTCGATCAGGATGCCGTCGACCTCCGGCGGCGCCGAACGGATCGCCCGCTCGAGCTCCAGCGGCTCTTCGATCAGGCGCCAGCGGGCGCCCCGAGCCTCTTGGTGCAGGCGGATGCGTTCGGCCATCTCATCGTCGGACACCTCGGCGGTGGCAATGTAGAGCGGCGCCCTGGAACAGCCCTCGACGTGCCCCTGAGCCCACCGGCTCTTGCCGCTCCTCGCCCCGCCGAGAACAAGGATCAAATCCCGGTATCCACCCTCAACCAAGTCCCCTTCCCCTCCATCCACCTCTTCGAGGCGGCGTTCCTCCGGACATGTTCATCCAACGCGGACACTGCTACCGAACCCGGTGAGGCATGCCCTTTACAGACCCGGCCCCAAAGCAGCCGAGGAGGCTCTACGCCCCGACCCGCACGTGCGCGCCCTCTCTGGCGGCGTCGATTTCAGTGCCGGCCCGCCGGTCGCGGAGGAGGCGCCGGGAATCATCTAAAATCGCGGACAACTCCGCATCCGTCCGTCCGGGATCGTGATGAAAGAAAAGCAGCCTCTTCGCCCCGGCCTCTATCGCAAGGTCGACCACGGCGGCGTGGTCCGAATGCCCCCACCCGCACCGCTCCGCATGCTCGGCCGGTGTGTACTGGGCGTCATGAACCAGCAGCTCCGCCTCCCCGCAAAACCGCACGTAGTCCGAAGGCTTCCTTCCGGCCCAGGCGTCTTCGCGCAGCTCGTTGTCCGTCAGGAAGACGAAGCTCCGCCCGTCCTCCCTGAACCGGAATCCCACGCCGCCCTGCGGATGCTGAAGCGGCATGGCATCGATCACCACGTCATCCCACTCGAGAGGCCCCTTGCCCATCCGGTCGATGAAGTGGATGTCCGCCTTCAACTCCTCGAAGGCGATCGGGAAGAACCCGTCGCCCATGCGGTTGTCGAAAATGGCCCGCAGCCCCTTCATGCAGGAGTGGAAACCGTCCACCCTGATGGTCCAGTCCTTCAGGTAGGCCGGTTTGAAAAACGGAAATCCCTGAACGTGATCCCAGTGGTTGTGCGTCATCAGGAGGAGGATTTCATGCGCCCCTTCCCGGGAGGCAAGCGTCTCGCCCAGGGGCCGGATGCCCGAACCGGCGTCGATGACGATAGTCCGCCCGCCGGCCGTGGTCACTTCCACGCAGCAGGTGTTGCCTCCAAAGACGACGGTATCCCGGCCGGGCGCAGCGATGGACCCCCTCGTTCCCCAGAATGTGATTTGCATGGTTCTCCTTGCAGACCAACGGACAAGAAGGGGCCTTCACGCCCCCAGGCAAACCTTCGAACCCTCGGCCGACCGCTTGTAGCGCCGCGTCGACACCGCCGCCGGCGCCTTCCTCGTGGCAGGAACGCCGATGGCCTCCACGGACACGATCCCGTCTCCATCCGGAGCCCGGATTCTACCGGAAAATCCTTATGAATGGACACAATCTACGGAATCCGCCTGGATGTGTCAATCCTGAAATATAAGTAAATCGGAGATGATAGCGAGGGCCCGCCCTCCGGCCGCTACACGCGCAGCTCGCACCCGTCGATGATCCTGCGTGCCTCCGCCTCGAGACGGTGCGCAAAAGGGTCCCCCTCCTCCAAGGCCTTCTCGAGCGCATCGAGGAGATCGTAATAGTCGTTCCAGGCGCGCCTCTCCGCCGCAACCCGCTCGGCAAGGACGTTTGGTCCTCCCCCGGATGGATCCCCCATCCATCGGCCGAGGCGGGCCGCACCGCCCTCGAGGAGCTCGCAGGCGGTTCTCGAATCCCCTTCCGCAAACGTCCGTGCAGCCTTCAGCGCCAGCCGCAGGACGGCCGCCGTCACCGGGATCCGGGATATGAAACAGCCCGTAAAGGGGTCCACCACGCCCTTGGTCTCTTCCACCGGCCACGGAAGCGCCCTCGCGTATTCCGTGAAGAGCAGCATCCGGATGTAGTCGCCCACCTGCTTGCCGGCGGCTGCGGCGCGAACCGCCTCGGCGGCAAAGGCCCCCTTGTCGTGGCGCATGATGAGACCGGGCTTGTGGACATAGCGGAGGAACTCCCCGCCTGATGCGAAAAGGCAGGACAAGAGATAAGCCTGGTCTTCCGCCCGGCCGATAAAGGTCGGAGTAAAGGGACGGTGGCGCCGCAGATCCTCGATCCATGCGCCGCAGGTCCCGCCGGTCACATGGATGCGCTGGATGCAGGTTCTGCGTCCGTCGAGGTCCTCCCGGTCGTAGCGCGCCATCATCTCGGCCCGGGTGGACACGGCCTGGGGCAGGGCGCTGCAGAAGATCCACTCGTCCCCTCTCAGGGCGGATGTGTCCGGCATGGGGACATCGGGCTCGAAGAGCGAGCGGTGGGCATCCTCGGCATTGACCAGGGCCCCGGCAATCAGGCCCAGGCGGACCTTCTCCCCCCGGGCGTCGATGCCCGAGGCGCCCCACAGGGGGGTCTTCAGGTGGGCGAACGCCGAGCATCCGGTCTCCCTGAGCAGCTGCTCCTGCGGGAAAACCTGGTCGAGGTCGATCTTGAAGGTCGCCCTCACGCGGCGATCCACGAGGACATGCCATAAGGCCGCCAGGGCACGCAGGAACGTGTAGTGCCGGCCGTATTCGCCGTTCACCCCGTAAACCGCCCGCAGGGCAACGAGATCGGCGCCCCCCCGATACCGCTCGGCGGCCGGCGCCAGGACCGCTGCAAAAAGCCTTTCGGCGTCCGCCTCCGTCAGGGCATAGACCCGGAGATGCGGCAGACCGTCGAGGCCTTCCCGCAGCGACTCTTCGAGAACCTCCCGCGCGAGCGAGGCAAGCCCCTCGTGGGTCACGGAAACCGAAAGGACGCAGCTCAGCCGCTCGTCGGGCAAGGCGACCCGCTGCCCCTTCTCGAAGGCCACGGCCTGGTCGAGCGCCCGAAGTCCGTAGATCACCTCGTTCTGTCCGGGATCGACCCCGATCGGGATGGGATGATCGTACCAGAAAAGCTGCGGTTCGTCCCGGAGCTCCGCCAACCGATCCCGCATCCGGGCGCTGCAGTGCGCCTCCCCCGATGGCCGTGTCAGGAGGACATTCGAGGCGAAGAGGACCTCGCTCACCGGACGTTCAATGGGCCGTTCATTGAGGCCGGTCAGGGCGACGGTCCGCGCCCCGCGAAGGCCTTCGACGGCGCGCCCCGCGTCCCTCAGCGCTTCCACCCCCTCGGGAAAGAAAACCCGCCAGCACGCCTCCAGGGCATCGAGGCCGGTGAAGGCCTCGCCTGCATTCACGGCCAGGCCGTTCAGACGGGCGATCTCCTCCCCGAACCTTCCGCCGCTGCGCCGAATGGCATCGTCGAGTTCAAGGGGGAGCCGCTTCAACGCCTTCTCGTAGAAGTCCGCGACGGACGCCCAGCGCGGGTCCCCGGCGAGCTGCGCAAACCAGGCGCGTGCGCGGCTGCGCTGCGGCTCTCCCTGCCTTCCGCAGAGGCGGATCAAAAAGGCGGCGTTCAGGTTCCTGCCCGCCGCCTCCACATCCCTCTCCTCCGGCCTGAACTGTGCGTCTGCGTCGATGCCGCTCAGCGGCGGCAAGGCGCCTTGCCGCCGGTACAAACGGGAAAGGATGAAACCAAGCCTCTCTCTCACGATCAGAACTCCCCGATTCTTGCAAAAGGCCCAAAATTCCCCCGGAACGGCCTACGGCATCCGGGACCCGAGATAAAGCAGGGTGGATCTCGATCGACGATTATTTGTAGTGGATCTTGATCCTCGGTCATTTGTAATTAGTTTATTATATGAATTTTCTTTTTCCTTCGATCCGGAAAAAGAAGGCTGCTTCCTCC harbors:
- a CDS encoding hypothetical protein (Evidence 5 : Unknown function), producing MRTPFPPVRGEFPDVEERPRTGFRGRFERLQFDGLAGFEHDRFGGRFPLDPLGPLVGVLADHVEGVEMDGDDPLRLEQLHRPEGVVGPHGEVVSDRQDGQIDAFLADQFHVVEKTGIAGMVNLPALDGEEEAAGVAAVGAVRQNGAVVGDRQLDAPPWEVEPSADVHRVGVFDALGREPVLDLEIGDRRGMGAFRDRHGIAHMVAVAVRDQDEVRVQLVRCDGGCRVAGDERIDEQARVAGVYHEAGMSVPGHFDGHFQTS
- a CDS encoding conserved hypothetical protein (Evidence 4 : Unknown function but conserved in other organisms), whose product is MAIKVTWYGHACFMIDTGDASLLIDPFITGNPTAPVTADQLNPDFILVSHGHGDHVGDAVPIAKRTHATTISNFEIQNWLSSQGVENTHPMHIGGGFDFPWGRVKLTIAHHGSVLPDGTYGGNPCGFLLTIQGRKIYHACDTGLFYDMKLIGEEGIDLAILPIGDNFTMGPDDALRAVKLLQPKRVIPIHFNTFDVIRQDPHKWAERVKRETAAEAIVLEPGQSIEL
- the msrAB gene encoding Peptide methionine sulfoxide reductase MsrA/MsrB (Includes: Peptide methionine sulfoxide reductase MsrA; Peptide methionine sulfoxide reductase MsrB), giving the protein MANIKEIKRLRGGDLQVAVQANVQIDAEIGQKDHFRMETSLHPEDHGHGFSKPLERRRPAASASFREGDRMKGMEWYLIMSLFAGLCMVLLANGPGLAGGVSERLKRATFAGGCFWCMEKPFEELPGVVSVMPGYAGGTTEDPTYETYAEGGHLEVIEVLYDPAVVSYETLLDVFWRQVDPTDAKGQFVDRGPHYATAVFYHDEDQKRAAEASKAELERSGVFRRPVVTPILPAGKFYPAEEYHQGYHRKNPVHYRYYRQGSGRDAFLEEVWGGDPAPSSDAELRKKLTPLQYSVTREEATEPPFDNAYWDNHREGIYVDVVSGEPLFSSRDKFDSGTGWPSFTQPLVPANIVERKDRKLFTVRTEVRSRRADSHLGHVFPDGPPPTGLRYCLNSAALRFIPVEDLEKEGYGAFLPLFGE
- a CDS encoding hypothetical protein (Evidence 5 : Unknown function), which translates into the protein MPVVFRMEASFHPEMVFLANLGVNLHVCLYGDLQVASAQTLDFLDIGQKSSFPDWKLSPTAKSFPDGHEANPQRSGNDPSP
- a CDS encoding hypothetical protein (Evidence 5 : Unknown function), coding for MFKLIKMDQAGGERKPGLRIDIDIAVGGKAVPCPCTETCFDERSFAAEIEALHDALDGLLKEGTRFLSGAAKSGAAGMNPQDPPEKIWAALSKIPGEEDFILAFNSLDDAKRAETSEYILTQCGMFSGKGAVFSKRFNHASGLLE
- the cobP gene encoding Bifunctional adenosylcobalamin biosynthesis protein CobP yields the protein MVEGGYRDLILVLGGARSGKSRWAQGHVEGCSRAPLYIATAEVSDDEMAERIRLHQEARGARWRLIEEPLELERAIRSAPPEVDGILIDCLTVWLSNVLLKKGEDAVPAYEARLMQALEERSCLVAAVANEVGMSVVPAHPLGRLFRDLAGWLNQRVAAAADRVVLTVAGLPLVLKADGKAAAPPPFGLGDR
- a CDS encoding Metallo-beta-lactamase family protein; protein product: MQITFWGTRGSIAAPGRDTVVFGGNTCCVEVTTAGGRTIVIDAGSGIRPLGETLASREGAHEILLLMTHNHWDHVQGFPFFKPAYLKDWTIRVDGFHSCMKGLRAIFDNRMGDGFFPIAFEELKADIHFIDRMGKGPLEWDDVVIDAMPLQHPQGGVGFRFREDGRSFVFLTDNELREDAWAGRKPSDYVRFCGEAELLVHDAQYTPAEHAERCGWGHSDHAAVVDLAIEAGAKRLLFFHHDPGRTDAELSAILDDSRRLLRDRRAGTEIDAAREGAHVRVGA
- a CDS encoding conserved hypothetical protein (Evidence 4 : Unknown function but conserved in other organisms) yields the protein MRERLGFILSRLYRRQGALPPLSGIDADAQFRPEERDVEAAGRNLNAAFLIRLCGRQGEPQRSRARAWFAQLAGDPRWASVADFYEKALKRLPLELDDAIRRSGGRFGEEIARLNGLAVNAGEAFTGLDALEACWRVFFPEGVEALRDAGRAVEGLRGARTVALTGLNERPIERPVSEVLFASNVLLTRPSGEAHCSARMRDRLAELRDEPQLFWYDHPIPIGVDPGQNEVIYGLRALDQAVAFEKGQRVALPDERLSCVLSVSVTHEGLASLAREVLEESLREGLDGLPHLRVYALTEADAERLFAAVLAPAAERYRGGADLVALRAVYGVNGEYGRHYTFLRALAALWHVLVDRRVRATFKIDLDQVFPQEQLLRETGCSAFAHLKTPLWGASGIDARGEKVRLGLIAGALVNAEDAHRSLFEPDVPMPDTSALRGDEWIFCSALPQAVSTRAEMMARYDREDLDGRRTCIQRIHVTGGTCGAWIEDLRRHRPFTPTFIGRAEDQAYLLSCLFASGGEFLRYVHKPGLIMRHDKGAFAAEAVRAAAAGKQVGDYIRMLLFTEYARALPWPVEETKGVVDPFTGCFISRIPVTAAVLRLALKAARTFAEGDSRTACELLEGGAARLGRWMGDPSGGGPNVLAERVAAERRAWNDYYDLLDALEKALEEGDPFAHRLEAEARRIIDGCELRV